Sequence from the Undibacterium piscinae genome:
AGTGGGAAAAGTGAAACTCACAGCAAATATGCCCAAGGTGCTTAAATAACAATCTGACCAAGGGAAAGCAAAGTCTTGGAATACGTCGCTCAACAACAGACGCTCTAACAATTTATGACAAATCTTTAGAGCTTCAAGACCGCTTTAAGACACCTGGCGAATTGAAGTTGATAGACGAAGCCAGAAAAGGAATAAGAGCGGAAGTGAAACTATATTCCCAAGGGCTTAAATCACTCAAATTGGAATATGTAATGAATTGGGTGAACGTTGATATTACAAATATATACTTTAAGAAATTCAACAAATTCAACATTCTATCCGCGATACAGATATTGGAAACTAACGATAAACTAGCGTTACTTAGTCGAGCAGAAGCAATAACATATCAATTTTGGCTAAGCGGGCGCGATATACGAGAACAACTAAGCCGCACAACAATATGGAAGCAAGCAAAGTCAATTATAAACAAGATAGGAATTGACATTCGTGGTCATTGTCGCCCTGCCGCAAATGCCAATATTGATCTAACAAAAATATTTTCGCGAGAGAATATCCTGCCCATCCCCGAATGGGCAATTGACACCGTGTACTACTTTCCCCCGAATCAATTAAGCTTTCGAAGACCGCTGCGAAGATTTAGCAACCTTGTCGTGCAAGCTAAAGACACTGAATGACAGGAGTTTAATTGCTGGACACAAATCATTTGGTATCAACTGCTTCTTTCTTCACTATTAATCAGGTCAGCACCAGTTGATACCAAGAAGAAATGAGCGCGCAAATGAAACAACTGCCCTTACATGATGGGTAATATTAGGCAGCTGATTGAAGGAGTTGAGACAAACCTTAATTCAGTGGCTACATGGCGCCTAACCCATCATTTTCGCATCTCTATGACGTGAAATATAAACAAAAACAGGCGCAGGCAACGCCAATTTAGCTGATACACATTGGCTATACACATTCAAAGTGAAAAGAATATTCCTACCATCTGTAAATGAAGGAATTCACTCGGGCTTCATTTATCAAAGTCTGTTACGAAAGAAGTTGGGTTTGAGTCTGGTAGGTACGTTGTAGTGCGCTTTTTAGATAGCGGATCGATTTTGATCATACTGATTCTCTTAAGACGATATAAATTATTCGTGAACAGTCAATAGAAATAGCCACTGAGCCTTTATGAAAACGGTAAAGGATACGCCATTACTCTTTAAGGCAGATTTTCAAATAACTCAGGAAGAAGAAATCGCAACAAATCGTAATGTGTTTCATCTCCAGCGTATTCTGGATCTTCTTGCTTGATAGCCGCCTTATAAGCCTTCACGCGAATGTTCCAACGACCGGATTTATCCTCACTGATAAGCTGCTCGCCACGCTTATAAACGCCCAATGCAATGCGGAAAATGTGCAGATAAGGTTTATGGCCAGTCGCTATTCGGTGGGCAACCTCAATAAATCTGGTATATTTCCAACCAATTACCTTGCCATGTTTTGCTGAATATAGGGCATTAATAAGTATCGCGTGTAACTGGCTTTGATAAATAGGAAGAAAAAACCCAACTGCCCGAAATTCTCGACGAAAGTCTCGCCATTTAGTCCCTATACGATCTGGCTCATCAACGGTACTTATCCAGGCTGCTTCAAAGCGATCTCGAAGCTTGCTCATCGCCGTTAAATTTGCATGGATGAGGGTATTTTTCGCCGCATCGTAGTCGAAGAAGAAAGCCTGTTGTTTGACGATGTTCAGTGTCAGCTCATGGAATGAGACCATTGCTCGTCGTAGAGGTGAAATACCATTTGAGGATGCTGGCTCTGTCCACGCGCAGCTTAAGAGAAATTCATTTGCATGTACTGAAGCTGCGGCACTTTCACCGGAGACGATGAACGCATTTTGATTATTATTGTAAAACACATCGTCTTGAAGTAAGCGTCGGCAATCATCGTTAAAGTCGGCAAAAATCCAAAATAGCAACCCACCTTCTCGTTGGTAGAAGCGGCGACGTTCAACAATTACGTCTAAATACGTCGTCGATAATTGGATCTCAAAAACGATCTCAATTCCGTTGTAAGTAGCACGAACATCGGGCTGACGCCAATCACCAGAAAGAGTATCAGTCCATCGCTTCTCGACACGGATGTTGGAAAATAGACTATCCGCTGCCAGCGAGGCGACGACAAACTCTTTCATCTGAATATGACGGTCACTCTCTTTAGCGCCATTGTATTTGCGTGCATCAATTTCATCCCTCGACAACTCACCACTTGAAATCTGCGGACAACGTCCATCCTCTAATACATGTTTGAAGTAGAAAAGGCGACTAACCCGATGCATTGTAAGCGTCCAACAGATCCGTCTAGCATTTATTCCTAAAGCGCATTAACAAGGCAGCGGTAGCAGTTCATCAATCCGGCTGTTTGGATGCGTCGGTAATTTTTCGAGTGTGCCTTTAAGCCATGCCAAAGGTTCTATGCCATTGGCTTTCGCGGTGGCGAGCAGGCTTTGAATGGCGGCAGCTTGTCGGCCTGCTCGTTCAGAACCGGCGAAGAGCCAGTTCTTTTTGCCAATGGCAATAGGGCGAATGGCGTTTTCAATCGGATTATTGTCGATTGGCAGATGACCGCTATTGGCGTAGCGTTCAATCGCGCTCCAGCGTTTGAGGCTGTAGTCGATGGCTTTGGCGAGACTGCTGCCATCGGCGCTCTGTTGGCGTGTGTGAATCAGCCAGGCATGCATCGCTTTGAGTTCTGGCAGCGCCTGTGTAGCACGTCGTTGTTGTCGTTGTTCGATACTGTCGCCTTTACCCTCGGCCTCAATGTGATACAGCTTTGCAATGCGTGTAAGTGCCTCATTGGCAATCGGATGCCCATTGGCGGCGTGCAGGTCGAAGAATTTGCGACGGGCGTGCGCCAGGCAGGCCAGTTCGGTGATGCCCAGCGCGAACAGGGCTTTGTAGCCGGCATAATCATCCACCATAAGATGGCCTTGCCAATGCCGCAGAAACGCGCGCGCATGACTGCCACTGCGTCCGGTTTGGAAATCGAACACGATGATGGCAGGCTGGTCTTCTAAGGCATTGCTGCGATATGCCCATAGATAGGCACGCTTGGTCTTACCATTGCCGGGGTCGAGCAGCGGCACCGGGGTTTCGTCGGCATGCAGCACTCGTCCTTGCTTGAGTATTTCTGCCAACCGGTCACTGAGCGGTTGCAGGGCGACGCCAATACGTCCTACCCACTCGGCCAGTGTGGAGCGGGCAATGCCAACACCGTGTCGACTGCTGATTTGCTCAATCCGATACAGTGGTAAGTGATCGAGATATTTTTGAATTACCACCCATGCCAATAATCCTGGTGCCGCCAGACTACGATCGATCACTGCCGGGGGAATGGCTGCTGCGGTGACTGTCTCACAAGCGCGACAGGCGTATTGAGGGCGAATATGCCGATGCACAAAGAAGCGTGCTGGTTCGACGTCGAGTTGTTCACTGATGTCTTCACCGATCTTGATCAGGTCTTTGCCGCATTGAGCGCAGGTGCAGCTTTCTGGCTCATGACGATGTTCAATGCGCGGCAGTTCCGCTGGCAGTGGCCTACGTCCGGTAGGGCTTGGCTTACGTGGTGTTGTCGCTGAAGATAATTGGGCAAGCTCGGCCTGCATCGCAGCCAGGTCGCTTTGTTCGCACTCTAAAAACAGGTCGCGTTGTTGTACCGTAAACGCTTCGGCTTTTGCGCTGAATTTGAGACGTTTGTGATACGCCAGTTCTAAAGTCAAGGCTTGAATTTTGCATTCTTTGACGTGAAGATCGTGCTCCTTGCGACGTAATTGATCCTGCAAAGCAGCCTTCTCCGCCTGTGCCAGTCCGGCCCCATTCAACTGCGCCATCACCCATTGAGTCAGTGCGGGGTCAGCGTTGAATTGGGCGAGTTTGGTGGCGATATCCATGCACGAAAGTATACCTCGCCCGACCGAAAGTTAACAGGGGGAGGCATCCCTTTTTATACGCGCCAATTCGATTGTGGCGGCGCGTTAAGTCGGGGCCAGTCAACGCCCGTGGTGAGCCATTGCCATTCTTCGTTCGACAAGACACACGCCGCATCATGGCTCTGCGGCCAGACGAAGCGACCTTTGTGCAAGCGTCGCATACATAACCAAACACCGGTGCCATCCCAGATCAATAGCTTGATGCGGGTGCTATTCTTGTTACGAAATGCATAGGCACTGCCATCGCAAGGTGGCTTACCCAAACTTTCTTGTACATGCAGGGAAAGTCCGTCAACACCGCTGCGCATATCGATCGGTTCGACAGCGAGATACACCTGTGCCGGAGTCAGTGGCAGGCTCATGGTAGTTGCCGCAGCAATTGCGCCAACACGGGTAAGTCAACATGGTTAGAAATAGTCACCTGCCAACCGGCCGGGCTGCACAAGACAATCTCGGGAAGTGATGCCCTGATCGACACCGGCACCAACTTGCAAGGCTTCATGGCTGGCCGCGGCGATGTCGATGCGATTGTCGTGAGGGAGGTGTGCTTAGCTTGAGAAACTACTGGCGATTTTACAGCGGGTGTGGCAAGTGTGACACTCTGATCAATAACGATGGAAGCGAGGCGTTTGCGCCAGGTATAAAACGTTGAATAGCCGATGGCTTCACGTCGACAATACGCGCTCAGTGATAAGCCGCTCTCAGCCCAGTGCTGCTGATGCTTAGTCCAAAACGCCACTTTGAGAGGATTGAAATTCATGCTAACTCCAGATCATTGAAAGAGTCGAGTGTCACTTATATCGTTATCGATTTCCAGATGGTTGCGTTGGACGCTTACGATGCATTAGCAAACTTACTGGAACACCACACAAGGAACACGCATATAAAGGCGTACCTTGCATTTGCCTATCCTTCACCGCCATGCGAAGCTGAATAGCTCGTGCATAATCAATACCGATGATATTCCTGACTGGCTCATGAATACCTGTCAGTCGATCTAAGACTTCAGGAATTGCTGGGTCTTCGACGGCTAGATTTATCATAAGAAGTATAGGTTGATTGAAAAAAGTGACTGCTCCACGAATATTATCAAATTAGCCTCGCGATGATAGCGAAACAGAAAATAAAAAACTCATAGCACTCGAACACAACAAATTCTATATATAAAAGAGCACTAGAGAGCTTTAACATTAGCCTCCCAAACATTTACTCGAAATATTATTCCATGAAGAAATCAATGAAGGCTGAATGGAGGAGCGATGGCTAGCGATTGGCAGTGTTAAGAATAATGGCATTCTTGCTGACGACATCTAACGCACTGATCGTGACAGAACAATACACACTAGAGAGAAACAGCAGATTGAACAGTGGTGATTTTTACACGAAGCACGACCTACATCTTGCCGATGAATTGCCCGATGCGCGAAAGAATTTCCTCTAATTCAGGCTGCCCGTTGTAATACAGCGCAGCGGTCTTTTGATACTCTTTTTTAAACCTTGCTCGCTCTTCATAATCGTCTAAAAGAAAGGCGGAATTTTTGGCTGCGACCAACTCATCCCCTTTCGGAAAACGCTGAATCTTTCGGGCTTCGTAGGCTGGTGTACCGATGAACCCTTGAATTTCTGGCAGCGCTAGCAAGCAATAGATATCATAGTAGTGGCGCATGAAATTCGCAGGAAATGCCTTCCCCAATTTCTGCAATCGGTATTTGGTCGACACTGCCTGCAATTTTTCGACAAAGGTGTAAGTTGGTAGGTAACAGGGTACATCAATTGCACGATTATCTTGAATCTTTACCCCTGCGTTCACCGCTGCATCGTACGCCCAAGACGAGATAGTTACGGGGCGGTTAGGGGTCGTATCGTCAAATCCCAACTCCAGCAAAATGCCGTCTTTAATACCGCTCTGCTGACTGACTCGATTGGGGTAATGCAAGCGTATTCCAGCACTGCGCATTTTCTCATCGTCAAAGGCAGTATCACGCTGAACGGCTTCGATTCCAGAAATACGAATGTGTTGCGAGAGCCAATCATAATAAGCACGTCGAGATTCAACATGCGCAGGTTTGTCATGATTACGTCCCGCCTTAACTTGCAACTCAATTGGCGGTTCTATGCGAATATCAATATCTTCCGAAAAGCGATGGATAATCCCAAAGCCTTTCGATAATGACGTACCACCTTTCAACTCGAACTGGAATTGCGACTGCTGCAAACCCCACAGGCAATGCATGATCCAATAATCCTTTTCAACGAGTACGGGTGCTATCCCGCGCTGCTGCGCGACAATGGAAAGAACCTCGTTAAAATCGCTGCGAGTATGCAAAAGCTCAAGCATGAAACCAACCCATAAAACGTTTCTTTGTCGCGACCGAAGCGAAGGCGGAAACAGCACGCTTCAACTTACCCTGATCGAATAAAGGTAGTTTTCGCTCAACCATTTGAAGCACTTGGTTCTTATCCTCTGCCAATTCATCTAGATTATTAATCACGTCAACCAACAAAAATTCAGAGGTAAGCTTTTTCGGAAACCGTGGCTTAACTCGAAAATCAAACTGACGATTTCCAAATGAAAACACGCCGTGCCGTTTGTGATTGTAGACAATGGTTTTGTTATAAAGCTGCGTAGTTCCTACGCCCAAAGCGTTATAACTTGATGGGGAGAACACCAAAAAATCCTTATCACGCAAAAAAGCAGTCACCAGCTCATGATCGTCAGGTGGAAGTGCGCCAAAGACCGATTTCTTAGGTGCGTAGTAAAGCCCTTGCGCCAAGCGTTTCAAAGCGCCACCTGCAACTAATTCACTCAGGTGCCGATCAACTGCATTAGAGACCTGCGCCAAATCCTCACGACGATACACCTTACCAGCGTGCAAAGTCCTCACCACTTGCTTCAAGGCGCCTTGTTTTGGCCGTAATGGGCGTTCTAAACTCGTATTTACTAGTTCCACTGAATGAATCCTTATTGACGTTTCATGCAAATTATAGCCGTTATCAGTTTGTTTTGCTGGAATATGCAAAGTTTCTTTAGCGTTTGCTCTAAGCAGGATTTTTGTTATCGCAATGGACAGCCAAAGACAAAACATAAACAAATTCAATTACTTACAAAAATTGAAGTACGACAATAGATGCCAGGAGCACAGAAAAAAGAATAATCACTCAATACTTCTAATGAGCCTAGCTAAGGGGCGGCGGCAACAATCGTGACTCCTTCTCACCTCAATTCTAGACCTAACAAAAATTCAAAATCTCCGTAGGTCTTGCCAATTTCACTGATACACATTGGCTATACATTTTAAACAAGGGAAATTATGACTACTATCTGCAAATGGGGAAATTCACTGGGCCTTCGGTTATCGAAGTCTGTCGCAGAAGAAGCTGGATTAAAGTCCGGCACCTACGTTGGAGTGCGCCTTCTTGATAACGGTTGTATCTTGATCACGCCGCTATACAAGACTATCAAAGTTGACGATGAACAATCGCTCAAAGTAATACCGCGTCCAATCGGAAAATGGTGACCCTGTCGGCAAATTCATCTGTTTCAAACTGTCTCAGACACCCTTCGGTTTGAAAAGGCACTTAATCATGCAACTAACATTCACAATCGTTGCGGCCTCAGCCTTCTGTACACGATCCACTTTAACAACTTTTTCTCAAGTGTTTTGAAGTACACGTAGGTCTGAGTCAAAACTAAACACGTCTGGCACCTATCAAAATCCGATTTACGTCTCGTGAAAAATTTAATAAAGCCCTATGATCACTTGGTGTCTTTGGCACTGTCAGTACGGGTCGGCCAATGGGGTGCCTTATTCGTCCATGTTTAGCGCCCCAGTAAAAGAACCACCCTTGGCGAACCAGTTTGTGCACGATAACGTTTATTTCCTTGTTGGCGCTGTATTTCATGCGAGTACCTCTTCGCTTATCCGCTCATAGCGACCAATAAATTTTTCGGTCGAAAAAGTGAGCTGGGAAAATGCTGCCTCAATACCCGTAGATAAGATCGGTTTGCTGTAAAAATAACCCGATCCGTTTCGGCTTTGTTTGTTTTGAAAAAATCTCCCGTAAGGATCGACCATGATGTATGACTCAGTCATGTCACTATTATCTTCGATGCACATCACGTTCTTTAAGGCCAGATGGCGATCAATGAAGCTATTGAATTCAACGTCGGAAACCGCCAGGTCATTGTTTAGCACTGGAAGCATCCGTAAGACTTTCCATCGCTCTGGTTGTAAAGTCTGAATAAAACAGGACATATCCTCACTGGCATTCAAACTATTTACAACGGTGTTCACCTTTAATCGCATTTGGGGGTTAATTTGCCTACCCATTGCCAAAATCTCCTCAACACTATGGGCTCGGAGCAACAGTCCTTTCCTATCGATACGTCCTATTTCTCGGTTGGTTTGGTTATTGCTAGAATCAAGGCTTATACCCAATAATGAAACGTCAGGCGCTATTGCCTTGATCAAAGGCTTAGTCAACCTACTTCCGTTTGTGATAATGGAAACATTCATTCCAAGATCACGAGCAACTCGAATAACTCGCAAGACTTTTTGTTCATACAGCAATGG
This genomic interval carries:
- a CDS encoding IS66 family transposase, producing the protein MDIATKLAQFNADPALTQWVMAQLNGAGLAQAEKAALQDQLRRKEHDLHVKECKIQALTLELAYHKRLKFSAKAEAFTVQQRDLFLECEQSDLAAMQAELAQLSSATTPRKPSPTGRRPLPAELPRIEHRHEPESCTCAQCGKDLIKIGEDISEQLDVEPARFFVHRHIRPQYACRACETVTAAAIPPAVIDRSLAAPGLLAWVVIQKYLDHLPLYRIEQISSRHGVGIARSTLAEWVGRIGVALQPLSDRLAEILKQGRVLHADETPVPLLDPGNGKTKRAYLWAYRSNALEDQPAIIVFDFQTGRSGSHARAFLRHWQGHLMVDDYAGYKALFALGITELACLAHARRKFFDLHAANGHPIANEALTRIAKLYHIEAEGKGDSIEQRQQRRATQALPELKAMHAWLIHTRQQSADGSSLAKAIDYSLKRWSAIERYANSGHLPIDNNPIENAIRPIAIGKKNWLFAGSERAGRQAAAIQSLLATAKANGIEPLAWLKGTLEKLPTHPNSRIDELLPLPC
- a CDS encoding nucleotidyl transferase AbiEii/AbiGii toxin family protein; this translates as MLELLHTRSDFNEVLSIVAQQRGIAPVLVEKDYWIMHCLWGLQQSQFQFELKGGTSLSKGFGIIHRFSEDIDIRIEPPIELQVKAGRNHDKPAHVESRRAYYDWLSQHIRISGIEAVQRDTAFDDEKMRSAGIRLHYPNRVSQQSGIKDGILLELGFDDTTPNRPVTISSWAYDAAVNAGVKIQDNRAIDVPCYLPTYTFVEKLQAVSTKYRLQKLGKAFPANFMRHYYDIYCLLALPEIQGFIGTPAYEARKIQRFPKGDELVAAKNSAFLLDDYEERARFKKEYQKTAALYYNGQPELEEILSRIGQFIGKM
- the tnpB gene encoding IS66 family insertion sequence element accessory protein TnpB codes for the protein MSLPLTPAQVYLAVEPIDMRSGVDGLSLHVQESLGKPPCDGSAYAFRNKNSTRIKLLIWDGTGVWLCMRRLHKGRFVWPQSHDAACVLSNEEWQWLTTGVDWPRLNAPPQSNWRV
- a CDS encoding radical SAM protein, yielding MYEPRQINELVINWHVTEACNYSCHYCYAHWKKSDLRGEIIHDEIRSQKLIELLYGFFCAKNKANLLQSRLQWASVRLNIAGGEPLLYEQKVLRVIRVARDLGMNVSIITNGSRLTKPLIKAIAPDVSLLGISLDSSNNQTNREIGRIDRKGLLLRAHSVEEILAMGRQINPQMRLKVNTVVNSLNASEDMSCFIQTLQPERWKVLRMLPVLNNDLAVSDVEFNSFIDRHLALKNVMCIEDNSDMTESYIMVDPYGRFFQNKQSRNGSGYFYSKPILSTGIEAAFSQLTFSTEKFIGRYERISEEVLA